CGCCTCCCGCGCCCTGCCCTGGTGCTCGTGGGGGACGGGACCGCCCAGCTGCTCGTGCGCCGGGAGACCCTGGAGGACGTCGTCGCGCTCGACATCCCCCTGGGCTCGTGAGCACGGGTCCTACACTATGGACGTGCCAGCCACAGACGGAGTTGACGACAGCACGCCCAAGACCCTGACGGTCGGCCTGCTCGGATGCGGGATCGTGGGTTCGGGGGTCGTCCGCCTGCTGCGGGAGCACGCCGACGAGATCGCGGGCCGCATCGGCGCCCGCCTCGAGGTGGGGCCGGTCGCGGTGCGCACCCTGTCCCGCGACCGTGCGGTCGAGGGTCTGGCGCTCACGGCTGACCCGCACGCGGTGACCACGGACCCCTCCGTGGACATCGTCGTCGAGGTCATGGGCGGCATCGAGCCCACCAGGGGGCTGATCGCCGAGGCACTCGAGGCCGGCAAGAGCGTCGTCACCGCGAACAAGGAGCTGATCGCCACCCTCGGCGCGGACCTCTTCGCGCTGGCCGGTACGAGGGGCGTCCGGCTGGAGTACGAGGCGGCGGTGGCCGGTGGCATCCCCATCATCAGGCCCCTGCGGGAGTCCCTGGCAGGCGACCGGGTTCGCAAGGTGCTCGGCATCCTGAATGGCACCACCAACTACATCCTCACCAAGATGACCGAGGAGGGCTCATCCTTCGCCGACGCGCTCGGCGAGGCCCAACGGCTCGGGTACGCCGAACGCGACCCGACCGCGGACATCGAGGGCTTCGACGCCGCAGCCAAGACCGCGATCCTGGCGTCGCTGGCCTTCGACGCCAAGGTGGTGGCCGGGGACGTCTACCGCGAGGGCATCACCGCGGTCACCGCCACCGACATCGCGCACGCCCGGCGCATGGGGTACGTGATCAAGCTGCTCGGCATCGCCGAGCAGGTCGACGGGACGATCGGGGCGCGCGTGTACCCGGCCCTCATCCCCGCGACCCACCCGCTCGCGAGCGTGCGGGAGTCCTTCAACGCCGTGTTCGTGGAGGCCGAGGCCGTCGGCGACCTCATGTTCTACGGTCGCGGCGCCGGTTCGCTGCCCACCGCCAGCGCGGTCGTCGGCGACATCGTCACCGTCGCCCGGGCGCTGCTGTCGGGCGAACGGCCCGGCGCCGGCGGGGTGATGGCCGACAAGCCGCTGCGGCCGTTCGACGAGAACACGGTGCAGTTCTCCATCCTGCTCGACGTGCTCGACCAGTCGGGCGTGCTCGCGGCCGTCGCGGCGACGTTCGGCGAGCACGACGTGTCGATCAAGAGCGTGTGGCAGGAGGGCGCAGGCGACACCGCGCAGCTGCTGCTGATCACCCATGCGGCCACGGAGCGCGACGTACAGGCCACCCTCCACGGGCTCCGCGAGCTGCCCATGGTGCGCGCGGTCGCCAGCGTCATCCGGGTCGAGGGCGGCGAGGTTTGAGCGCGACGGTGAACCCGCACGGCCGCGACCGGCAGTGGCGCGGCGTGATCGAGGAGTACCGCGACCGGCTGCCGTTCGGTGACGGCGACGTCGTGACCCTCCGCGAGGGTGGGACGCCGCTGATCGCGTCCGCGGACCTGTCCGAGGCCACCGGCTGCGCGGTGTGGTTGAAGTTCGAGGGCACCAACCCGACCGGGTCGTTCAAGGACCGTGGGATGACGGTGGCGATCTCGGCGGCCCGTGCGGCCGGGGCGCAGGCCGTCATCTGCGCGTCCACGGGCAACACCTCGGCCTCCGCGGCCGCCTACGCCGCCAAGGCCGGGCTGGTGTGCGGGGTGCTCGTGCCGAAGGGCAAGATCGCTCTCGGCAAGCTCGCCCAGGCCCTCGTCCACGGCGCGCAGGTCATCCAGCTCGATGGCAACTTCGACGCCGCGCTCAACATCTGCCGCGCGCTGCACGAGAAGTACCCCGTCGAGCTCGTCAACTCCGTCAACCCCCTGCGCATCGAGGGGCAGAAGACCGGCGCGTTCGAAGTCTGCGACTTTCTGGGACGCGCGCCCGACGTCCACGTCATGCCGGTCGGCAACGCCGGCAACATCACGGCCTACTGGCGCGGTTACCGGGAGTATCAGGCGGACGGGCTGATCGAGGCGCTGCCGGTCATGCGCGGCTACCAGGCCGCCGGCTCTGCCCCCATCGTGCGAGGCGCGGTCGTCGAGCAGCCGTCGACGATCGCGACCGCGATCCGCATCGGCAACCCGGCCTCGTGGTCGCAGGCGCTCGCGGCCGCCGACGAGTCCGGCGGGTCCATCCAGGCGGTCACCGACCGGGAGATCCTGCGGGCCTACCGACGGGTCGCCCGGGAGGGGGTCTTCTGCGAGATGGCGTCGGCCGCCAGCATCGCCGGCCTGCTGCAGCTGCACGAGGCGGGCGGCCTCGTCGCCGGCCAGACGGTCGTCTGCGTGCTCACCGGCCACGGCCTGAAGGAGCCCGACTGGGCGATCTCCGGTGCAGCGGTGCCACCGGTGATCGCGCCCGACGTCGAGGCCGCGGCCGAGCTGCTGGGGCTCGACACGTGACCGCGGGCCACGGACCCGCCGCGACGCCTGCCCCGGTCGGGGTCTCCGTTCCGGCCACCAGCGCCAACCTCGGGCCGGGGTTCGACGCGCTGGCTGTCGCCTTCGACGTGCACCTGTCGGTCTGGACGACCACGCTGGGGGACGAGCGGGTCCTGCTGGAGGGCTGCGGTGCCGACGAGCTGCCCACCGGCGACGACAACCTGGTGTGGCGGTCCTTCGCGGCGTACTGCGACTGGGTGGGATCAGCGGCCCCCGACGTGAGCTTGCGGGCGTCCAGCGCCATCCCGCTGGAGCGCGGCATGGGATCCTCCGCCGCCGCCGCCGTCGCCGGTGTGGCCCTCGCGCGCGAGTGTCTCCGCGGGGGTGGCAGCGACGCGGACCTCATCCACCTGGTGACCACCTTCGAGGGTCATCCCGACAACGCGGCGGCGGCGCTGCTCGGCGGCCTCGTGGTGTGCGCAGGCGACCGCTTCGTCCGCCTGCAGCCGGCCGAGTCCCTCCGGCCGGTCCTCTGCATCCCCGAGGCGCGCCTTGCTACCACGGCCGCCCGCACGCTCCTGCCCGACACGGTGCCCCACGCCGACGCGGCGGCGAATGGCGCCCGCACCGCGGTCGTGCTCGCCGGGTTGACCGGCGCCGCCGCCTGGGAGCCGGCAGCCATGACCGACGTCCTGCACGAGCCGGCGCGGTTCACCGCCATGCCGGAAAGCGGCCGGCTGGTGGGGGCCCTGCGGACCGCGGGCCTCGGTGCGTGTCTGTCCGGTGCCGGCCCGAGCGTCCTGGCCGTCGTGGCCGCCGGTGACGAGGCCGCGGTCGCGCTCATCCGGTCGACAGCCGGGGACGGCTGGGCCGTGACGCCCGCCCGGTGGGACCGCGCGGGCGCGGTTGTCCGTGGGCCCGTGGTGGTCGGTGAGGTCGGCCGCGTCGGATAGGGTTGAGTGCAGTCGGAGCGCACCGCAGCGAGCAGCAGCCAGCGACGACGGGATGCCCCCCAACCATGGTCACCATCGCCCACTTCTCGGACCCGCACGTGGGGTCCCCGCACTTCGTGCCCAACCTCCTCAACCGGGTGCTCGTCGAGATCGACGAGCTCGACCCGGATGCCGTCCTGTGCACCGGGGACATCACCGACAACGGGCTGGCGGGCGAGTACAAGGCGGCCGACGGCTACCTCAGCCAGATCCGCCAACCGCTGATGATGCTCCCGGGCAACCACGACAGCCGCAACGTGGGCTACGTGCATTTCGAGCGCATCTGGGGACGCCGCTACTGGATCCGCGACGTCGGACCGGTGCGGATCGTCGGCGTGGACTCCTCGGAGCCGGACCTGAACGAGGGCAAGCTCGGCCGCGAGCACTACGACTGGCTGCGCCAGGCCTTCGACTGCAAGGCCGAGCTGAAGATCTTCGCGGTGCACCACCACCTCATCCCCCTGCCCGGCACCGGCCGGGAGCGCAGCACCGTGCAGGACGCCGGTGACGTGCTGGAGCTGCTGCTCGGTGCGGGGGTGCACCTGGTGCTGAACGGCCACAAGCACGTGCCGCACGTGTGGCGCCTGGAGCACCTCTACCTCGCCAACGCCGGCACCTGCTCGAGCCTGAAGCTGCGCGGGAACGGCCGGCCCTCCTACGCCGTCGTCGAGTACGAGCAGGGGCAGGTGCGCATCCACCGCCGTCTCCCGTACGGCGAGCGCAGGCTGATCGCCCACTGGAACGCGCGCACCGGCGAGCAGTACCACCGCGAGTTCGAGCCGCTTTTCGCGGCACCGCTGATCCCGGACGACGACGAGGTTGCGCCGGTCGCCGCAGAGCCGAGCTGAGCGTCGTGGCGTCGTGAGTGGCTAGTCCCGACCGCAGGGCTGTCGTGCTGGTCGACGGCGAGCACTACCCGCCCGTGGTCCGCGCCGCCGTCGCCGACCTGGCGACCAGAGGCATCCGGGCCGTCGCCGCGCTGCTGCTCGGCGGCACGGAGAAGGTGGCCGGTCACGGTGCGGTGGTCGACGTCGGCGTGCCCGCCGAGTGGGTCGAACGCCCGGGCGACCGGCTTGCGGCGGCGATCGCCCTTCGGCGCGTGCTCGACCGTGAGCGCCCGGACCTGGTCGTCGACCTCTCCGACGAGCCCGTGCTCGACGCCCGCAGTCGCATGCATCTGGTCAGCCACGCCCTGGCCGCCGGGGTGCCGGTCGAGGGGCCGGATTTCCGGTTCACCCCCCCGCCGCGCCCGCGTGTCGCCGTGCGGCCGACCGTGGCGGTCATCGGGACGGGCAAACGGACCGGCAAGACGGCGGTGTGCGGCGAGATCGTGCGGACGTTCGTCACCGAGGGGCGCACGCCGGTGGTGGTCGCGATGGGACGCGGCGGCCCGCCCGACCCCCTGGTGATCCCCGCGGGCGGTGACGTCAGTCCGGCGCACCTGCTGTCCATCGCCGACCAGGGTGCCCACGCCGCCAGTGACTTCTACGAGGATGCCGCCACCACAGGGGCTGCGACCGTCGGGGCGCGGCGCTGTGGCGGGGGACTCGCCGGAGCGGTCGGCTACTCCAACGTCGCCGAGGCCATCCGGGCGGCCGAGCAGATGCCCGGCGACATGACGGTGCTCGAGGGCAGCGGCGCTGCCGTGCCGCCGGCGCACGCCGACGCGACCGTCCTGGTCGTCCCCGCCGACGCCGATCCCGAGCTGCTCGGGGGCTATCTGGGCACGTACCGCCTGTTGCTGGCCGACCTGGTAGTGGTTACAATGTCCGAACCGCCGAGGGCCTCTCCGGACCGTATGGAGGCCGTTCTCGCGGTCCTCCGCAGCACTTCGCGACAGACGCCAATCGTGCGCACAGTCCTCCGTCCTGTACCGCTTGGTCCGGTGACCGGCGCCCGCGTGTTCTTCGCGACGACTGCACCTGATGACGTGAGCACGTCGCTGGCACTTGACCTGCAGGACCGTTTCGGCTGCGAGGTGGTCGCAACCAGCAGCCATCTCGCCGACCGGCAAGCCCTGCGCGCTGATCTGCAGGCGCACGCGTTCGATGTCCTGCTGGTCGAGTTGAAGGCCGCTGCGGTGGACGTCGCGGTTCGTGTCGCTACTGCCAGGGGAGCGCGCGTGGTGTTCTGCGACAACCGGCCGGTCGCCGTCGGCGAGGAGGGTGAGGGCAGGCTCGAAGACGCAATCCGCAAGCTTGGCCGACTGGCCGACGAGCGTTTCGCCGGCTGACGACAGTCTCGAACGGGGCACGCCGAGTAGTGATGGACATCCAGGAGCGGGCAGGGCGAAGGCCACCGGGCCCCAGCCGTCACGTGACCATCCGTGACGGGAAGGCCGGCCTGCCGTACTCCAAGGGGCTCATGGCCACCTCGGTGATGGCGGCAGGACTGCCGCCGCACCGCGCCTTCGCTGTCGCCGAGACCATCGAGCAGCGCCTGCACGCCGAGTCCCGCACCGACATCTCCACCGCCGAGCTGCGGGACCTGGCCGCCGGCGTCCTTGAAGAGGAGGTCGGTCCCCGGTACGCCGAGAACTACCGGCTGTGGCAGCGCGCCCAGGACCGGCCGGTCCCGCTGATCGTGCTGATCGGGGGTACGACCGGTGTGGGCAAGTCCACGGTCGCGACCACCGTCGCCGGCCGCCTCGGCATCGTGCGCATCGTCTCCACCGACGCGATCCGGGAGGTCATGCGCGGCATCTTCACCCGGCAGATGATGCCGAGCCTGCACTCGTCGTCGTTCGACGTGAGCAGCACGCTGCCCGACCTGCCCGGCGGGGTCGATCCGGTCATCGCCGGGTTCCGCCAGCAGGTACAGGCCGTGTCGGTGGGCGTCAGCCAGGTGATCCGCCGGGCCGTGCTCGAAGGCACCGACCTCGTCGTCGAGGGCGCGCACCTGGTGCCCGGGGCCCTGCAGCTGCCGGGAACCGACGAGGCGGTCATCGCCCCCATGGTGATCACCGTCGACGACGAGCAGATCCACCGCAGCCACTTCGTCGCCCGGGCGCAGGACGCGCGGGGCAGGGGGCGTGCCGGGCCGAGGGCTGACCCACCCCAGGGCGCTACCGAGAACCGGTACCTGCAGCGCCTCGACTCGATCCGGACCGTCCAGGACTACGTGCGCGCGCTCGCGCTCGAGCACGGCGTGCCCGTCGTGCCGAGCTACAGCCTGGACGCCACGGTGTCCCGGGTGATGGAGCTCGTCGTCTCCGCGACGACGGACTTCCCGAGCCGCCGGACGTCCGATGAGCCGGGCGACAGTGACGGGCCGGCGGCGCAGCGACCGACTGTGAACGCACCATCCCCAGGCACGAACCCCCAGGCACGATAGGAGCACGCCGATGGACCCGAGCGTCCTCGCCACGAAGCCGCTCACCGAGCTGAAGAGCATCGCCGCGCAACTCGACATGCGTGGCTACCAGCGGCTCAAGAAGGCCGATCTTGTCGACGCCATCATCCGCGCGGCCAACGGTCAGCAGGCCCCCGGAGGCGAGGGCGGCAACGGCGCCCGCCCCGCCCCGGCTGCCGACGGCCGCGAGGCCGGCGGGGCCGACAACGGTGATGAGGTCCGGACCCGGGTGCGCACCCGCACCCGGGAGCGTGACGGTGCCGACGAGCCGGGGCCCGACGGGGATGGCAGCGGTGACCGCGGTGGCCGTGGCGACGACCCACCTGACGCCGAGCAGCGGGACCGGGAGGCGCGGCAGGACCGCACCGAGCAGCGAGACGACGACGACCAGGGGGACGGCGACGGCCAGAGCCGTCGGCGGCGCAGTCGTCGTGAACGACGTCGTGGCAAGAGCGGTCCGACCGGCGGCCAGGCGCCCGCCCAGCAGCCGCAGCAGAAGGGCCGGTCGGACCCTGAGCAGGCCGGGGGCGAGGTCGGCGAGGTGCGCACCGGCGTGCTCGACATCCTGCCGGAGGGCTACGGGTTCCTGCGCACCACCGGCTACCTGGCCGGCGACAGCGACGTCTACGTCTCCCAGAGCCAGGTGCGCCGTCACGGCCTGCGCCGTGGTGACGTCGTCGAGGGGCCGATCCGCCAGCAGAAGGCCAGCGACAAGGTGCCGGGCCTGCACCATGTGCAGTCGGTCAACGGCACGACGCCCGACGACCACGGCAACTTCCCGTCCCGTCCCGAGTTCAAGGACATGACGCCGCTGTTCCCCGACGAGCGGCTGCGCCTGGAGACCCCCGACGGGCCGATCTCCATGCGGATCGTCGACCTCATGAGCCCCATCGGCAAGGGCCAGCGCGGCCTCGTGGTCTCCCCGCCCAAGGCCGGTAAGACCACCATCCTGAAGGAGCTCGGGCAGGCGATTGCCCAGAACGACCCGGACTGCCACGTCATGGTGGTGCTGGTCGACGAGCGCCCGGAGGAGGTCACCGACATGCAGCGGTCGGTGCCGGGGGAGATCATCGCCTCCACGTTCGACCGTCCTGCCGACGACCACACCGCGATCGCCGAGCTGGCCATCGAGCGGGCCAAGCGGCTCGTCGAGGTGGGCGGCGACGTGGTGATCCTCCTCGACTCGATCACCCGTCTGTCTCGCGCGTACAACCTGGCGGCACCGGCGTCGGGGCGCATCATGTCCGGCGGCGTGGACTCCACGGCGCTGTACCCGCCGAAGCGCTTCTTCGGCGCTGCCCGCAACATCGAGGGTGGTGGGTCCCTCACGATCATCGCGACGGCGCTGATCGAGACCGGCTCCAAGATGGACGAGGTGATCTTCGAGGAGTTCAAGGGCACCGGCAACATGGAGCTGCGCCTCGACCGGCGTCTCGAGCAGAAGCGCATCTTCCCGGCGATCGACATCGAGGCGAGCGGCACCCGCAAGGAGGAGCTGCTGATCGACAAGGAGGAGCTGATGATCACCTGGAAGCTCCGCCGCGTCCTGCACGCCCTCGACGGCCCCGCGGCGCTGGAGCTGCTCATCGACAAGATCAAGTCGACGCGCAGCAACAACCAGTTCCTGGTCCAGATCCAGAAGTCCAACCTCCACCAGTGATCCGCGGCCGGGGCCTGCCAGGCCCACGGCATCGCCACCACCCGCTGGTACCATCGCGCTTCAGCCTCGTTCTCTTTTCCAGGAGCACCTCCCCATGAAGTCCGACATCCACCCCGAGTACGTCGAGAGCACCGTGCGGTGCTCCTGCGGCGTCCAGTTCGTGACGCGGGCGACGGCGCCCGAGATCCGTGTCGAGCTGTGCAGCGAATGCCATCCCTTCTACACCGGCAAGCAGAAGCTGGTGGACACCGGCGGGCGGGTGGAGCGCTACCGCAAGCGCTTCGAGAAGTCCCAGGCCAAGCAGGCCGAGGCCGCCGACAAGGCCGAGGCCGCCGGCAAGAAGGCCTGACGTCGGCGTGGGGAAGCAGGCGCCCGAGAAGGCCGACGAGCACAGCCCGCACTTCTACGGTGGCCAGGCGGTCATCGAGGGTGTGATGATGCGCGGTCAGCACACCTGGGCCGTCGCGGTGCGCCGCCCGGACGGGGCGATCTACGTGGAGCGCCACCCGGTCAGCGACTTCCCCCAGCGCCACCCCCTGTTCCGCAAGCCGATGTTCCGCGGGATGTACGGGCTGGTCGATGCCCTCTCGATCGGGACGCGTGCGCTGACCATCTCCGCCAACGAGTCGGTCGACGAGGACGAGCAGCTGTCGGGCAAGGAGATGGGCGGCAGCCTCATCATGGCCCTGCTGCTGTTCATCGGCGTGTTCATCGTCCTGCCCAACGCCGGGCTGTCCGCGCTGCGGGACGTGTTCGGCAGCGAGTGGGTGTACCACGTCGTCGAGAGCGTGGTGCGGGTCATGCTCTTCCTCGGCTACCTCTGGGCCATCTCGCTCGTGTCGGACATCAAGCGGGTGTTCGCCTACCACGGCGCCGAGCACAAGACCATCGCCGCCTGGGAGCACGACGAGGTGCTCGAACCCCGCGCCGTCGACCGGTACTCCACGCTGCACGTGCGCTGCGGCACCAACTTCCTGCTCATGCTCATGCTGCTCGCCACCGTCGTGTACAGCCTCGCCGGGGTCCTCGTGCCGCCCGCTGACGACATCGGATGGCTCGGCTACGCCGGATACCAGATCGCCCTGCGCGTGGTGCTGCTGCCCGTGGTGGCCGGTCTCGCCTACGAGGGACTGCGGCTCGGGGCGGGCAAGGACAACCTCGTGGTTCGCGCCATGATGAAGCCCGGGTTGTGGCTCCAGAAGATCACCACCAAGCCACCCGAGGACGACATGATCGAGGTGGCCATCCGCGCCTTCGAGGCCGTCGTCCCCAGCGCGGACCTCGGCGGTCGGATCTCCCCCGCCTTGACCGCCCCCCTGGTCTGGGGCCCCGACGAGGTCGACGCGGACGCGGCCGGGTGGTCCCCGAGGGCCACCGGTGCGCCGGTCGCCCCCGAGGAGCCGACCTCCGGCGGGTAGCTGGTCGCGTGTGAGCTGCCCCGCCGCCCCGCGAACCGCTGGAGGTGCCACGTGACCGCGACGACCGACCTGGACCACCGCCTCGACGAGATCGAGCGTACCTACCATGAGCTCACCGAGGCCCTCGGCGACCCCGAGGTGCTGGCCGACTCCTCCCGCTACACCCGCACGGCCAAGCGCCACGCCGAGCTGGCCGAGGTCGTCGAGGTGTACAACGGCTACCGCAGGGCACGCGACGACGCCGCCGCCGCCCGGGAGCTCGCCCGTGACTCGGGCGCCGAAGACCGTGAGCTGTTTCGCGCCGAGGCCGAGGAGAGCGAGGCCCGGGCGGAGGAGTTCGCCGATCGCCTGCGCTTGCTGCTCGTGCCCCGCGACCCCCTGGACGACAAGAACGTCATCGTCGAGATCCGCGCGGGTGCCGGCGGCGACGAGGCCGGGCTCTTCGCCGGCGAGCTCTACCGCATGTACTCCCGCTACGCCGACCGCCGTGGCTGGAAGGTCGAGGAGCTGTCGACCTCCCCCCAGGGTGTGGGCGGGTTGAAGGAGGCGACCTTCGAGGTCCGCGGCGACAGCGTCTACTCCCGCCTCAAGCACGAGTCGGGCGTGCACCGGGTGCAGCGGATCCCGGTGACGGAGTCGGGCGGGCGCATCCACACCTCGACGGCGTCGGTGGCCGTGATGCCCGAGGCCGAGGAGGTCGACGTGACCGTGGACCCGAACGACCTGACCGTGGACGTGTTCCGCTCCTCGGGCCCCGGGGGGCAGTCCGTCAACACGACCGACTCGGCGGTGCGCATCACGCACCGCCCCACCGGCCTGGTCGTGTCGATGCAGGACCAGAAGTCTCAGCTCCAGAACAAGGAGAAGGCCCTGCGGGTCCTGCGGTCCCGTCTGCTGCAGGCGGAGCAGGAGCGGGCCGCCCGGGAGCGTGCCGATGTGCGGTCGGCGCAGATCGGGACGGGCGACCGCTCGGAGAAGATCCGCACCTACAACTTCGCGCGCAGCCAGGTGACCGACCACCGGATCGGCCTGACGGTGAACAACCTCGACGACGTGCTCGAGGGCGACATCAGCGTCATCGTCGAGGCGCTTGCCGAGGAGGAGCAGCGTCGCCGTCTCGCCACGCTCTCCGACGGGTCGTGATCGTCGCTGCTGAAGGCGGGGGCCGCATCACCTTCCGGCTTGCAGGTCGCTTCGCTCCAGGTCGCCTCCAGGTGATGCGGCCCCGCCTAGGCCACACTGTGGCACCGTCGTGAGCGTGGCGCTGCGGCCCCGCCTTGATCTGTGCATGTCCCGGTCGTGAGCGTGGCGCTGCGGGTCGTGCTCGGGGAGTTGGAGACCCTGCTGGCCTCGGCGGGGGTGGTGACACCCGAGGTCGATGCGCAGCTGCTCGTGCGCAGCGTCACCGGACTCAGCCGGGCGGAGCTCCTCACGGCCGCCAACCTCGAGCTGGGGGCTGAGCAGGTGGGGGTTTTGCGGGGGATGGGGGAGAGGCGGGCCGAGCGGGAGCCCTTGCAGCTGATCCTCGGGTCGGTGGGGTTCCGGTACCTGGAGGTGGTGGTGCGTCCCGGGGTGTTCGTGCCCCGGCCGGAGACCGAGGTGCTGGCCGGGGAGGCGGTCGCGCGGGTGCCCGTGGGCGGGGTCGTGGTCGAGCCGTGCACCGGGACCGGTGCCATCGCCTGCGCGGTCGCGTCCGAGGCGCACCCGGGTACGGTCGTGGCCACGGATCTGTCGCGGGCTGCCGCGGACCTGGCCCGGTACAACGCCACCCGGTGTGGGGTGGGCGTCACGGTGCTGCGGGGGGACCTGCTGGCGCCGGTCGACCCGGGGCTGCGCGGGCGGGTCGACGTGCTCGTCTCGAACCCGCCCTACGTGGCCGAGTCCGAGCTCGCAGGCCTGGAGCCGGAGGTCGTCGAGTGGGACCCGCGGTCGGCGCTGGTCGCCGGTCCCAGCGGTCACGAGGTGAGCGACCGGTTGATCGCCGCCGCGGGGGAGTGGCTCACGCCGGGGGGCTGGTTGCTGCTGGAGGTCGACGAGCGCCGGGCAGCGGCCACTGCGGCCCGCGCGGCCGCAGCTGGGTTGACGGAGTCGGGCACCGTGGCGGACCTGGCCGGACGCGACCGCGTGGTCGTCGCCCGCCGCCCGCGCCCTCACGTGGGGAAGCGGTAGCGCCCCCATCACGCTCGAGCTGACGGCCGGCGACACGCTGGCGGGCGGGGTGGACGCAGCCGCAACCACAAGGACCTTGCCCAGTGGATGTTGGTCCCCTATAGTGGCAAGCGCCTTGAGCGGTGGGACGCAATCAGGGCGCGATACATCTGCAGCCGGGTGGTCGCCGCCACCCGGATCGCGGGCGGAGCGGGGCCACTTCCTGCTTCGTGACACGTCACCGAAGCGGGAGGCTCACCATGCCAGTGCATGCTCCACATCGTGCTCCAACGATCACCGTCCACCAGGCTGTCGTCATGCTGGTGACCCTCGGGCTCGCCCTCGGCCTCGTCGGGGTGGCGCCGGCCAGGGCCCAGGAACCGACCCCCGGCGCCTGCAGCAACCTCGGGGAGCCCCTCGAGGCGCAGAACACCGGCCTGACCAACATGGGTTTC
The sequence above is a segment of the Egibacteraceae bacterium genome. Coding sequences within it:
- the thrB gene encoding homoserine kinase, which translates into the protein MTAGHGPAATPAPVGVSVPATSANLGPGFDALAVAFDVHLSVWTTTLGDERVLLEGCGADELPTGDDNLVWRSFAAYCDWVGSAAPDVSLRASSAIPLERGMGSSAAAAVAGVALARECLRGGGSDADLIHLVTTFEGHPDNAAAALLGGLVVCAGDRFVRLQPAESLRPVLCIPEARLATTAARTLLPDTVPHADAAANGARTAVVLAGLTGAAAWEPAAMTDVLHEPARFTAMPESGRLVGALRTAGLGACLSGAGPSVLAVVAAGDEAAVALIRSTAGDGWAVTPARWDRAGAVVRGPVVVGEVGRVG
- the thrC gene encoding threonine synthase, translating into MSATVNPHGRDRQWRGVIEEYRDRLPFGDGDVVTLREGGTPLIASADLSEATGCAVWLKFEGTNPTGSFKDRGMTVAISAARAAGAQAVICASTGNTSASAAAYAAKAGLVCGVLVPKGKIALGKLAQALVHGAQVIQLDGNFDAALNICRALHEKYPVELVNSVNPLRIEGQKTGAFEVCDFLGRAPDVHVMPVGNAGNITAYWRGYREYQADGLIEALPVMRGYQAAGSAPIVRGAVVEQPSTIATAIRIGNPASWSQALAAADESGGSIQAVTDREILRAYRRVAREGVFCEMASAASIAGLLQLHEAGGLVAGQTVVCVLTGHGLKEPDWAISGAAVPPVIAPDVEAAAELLGLDT
- a CDS encoding homoserine dehydrogenase → MPATDGVDDSTPKTLTVGLLGCGIVGSGVVRLLREHADEIAGRIGARLEVGPVAVRTLSRDRAVEGLALTADPHAVTTDPSVDIVVEVMGGIEPTRGLIAEALEAGKSVVTANKELIATLGADLFALAGTRGVRLEYEAAVAGGIPIIRPLRESLAGDRVRKVLGILNGTTNYILTKMTEEGSSFADALGEAQRLGYAERDPTADIEGFDAAAKTAILASLAFDAKVVAGDVYREGITAVTATDIAHARRMGYVIKLLGIAEQVDGTIGARVYPALIPATHPLASVRESFNAVFVEAEAVGDLMFYGRGAGSLPTASAVVGDIVTVARALLSGERPGAGGVMADKPLRPFDENTVQFSILLDVLDQSGVLAAVAATFGEHDVSIKSVWQEGAGDTAQLLLITHAATERDVQATLHGLRELPMVRAVASVIRVEGGEV
- a CDS encoding DUF1385 domain-containing protein, translated to MGKQAPEKADEHSPHFYGGQAVIEGVMMRGQHTWAVAVRRPDGAIYVERHPVSDFPQRHPLFRKPMFRGMYGLVDALSIGTRALTISANESVDEDEQLSGKEMGGSLIMALLLFIGVFIVLPNAGLSALRDVFGSEWVYHVVESVVRVMLFLGYLWAISLVSDIKRVFAYHGAEHKTIAAWEHDEVLEPRAVDRYSTLHVRCGTNFLLMLMLLATVVYSLAGVLVPPADDIGWLGYAGYQIALRVVLLPVVAGLAYEGLRLGAGKDNLVVRAMMKPGLWLQKITTKPPEDDMIEVAIRAFEAVVPSADLGGRISPALTAPLVWGPDEVDADAAGWSPRATGAPVAPEEPTSGG
- the rho gene encoding transcription termination factor Rho, which produces MDPSVLATKPLTELKSIAAQLDMRGYQRLKKADLVDAIIRAANGQQAPGGEGGNGARPAPAADGREAGGADNGDEVRTRVRTRTRERDGADEPGPDGDGSGDRGGRGDDPPDAEQRDREARQDRTEQRDDDDQGDGDGQSRRRRSRRERRRGKSGPTGGQAPAQQPQQKGRSDPEQAGGEVGEVRTGVLDILPEGYGFLRTTGYLAGDSDVYVSQSQVRRHGLRRGDVVEGPIRQQKASDKVPGLHHVQSVNGTTPDDHGNFPSRPEFKDMTPLFPDERLRLETPDGPISMRIVDLMSPIGKGQRGLVVSPPKAGKTTILKELGQAIAQNDPDCHVMVVLVDERPEEVTDMQRSVPGEIIASTFDRPADDHTAIAELAIERAKRLVEVGGDVVILLDSITRLSRAYNLAAPASGRIMSGGVDSTALYPPKRFFGAARNIEGGGSLTIIATALIETGSKMDEVIFEEFKGTGNMELRLDRRLEQKRIFPAIDIEASGTRKEELLIDKEELMITWKLRRVLHALDGPAALELLIDKIKSTRSNNQFLVQIQKSNLHQ
- the rpmE gene encoding 50S ribosomal protein L31, producing MKSDIHPEYVESTVRCSCGVQFVTRATAPEIRVELCSECHPFYTGKQKLVDTGGRVERYRKRFEKSQAKQAEAADKAEAAGKKA
- the prfA gene encoding peptide chain release factor 1; the encoded protein is MTATTDLDHRLDEIERTYHELTEALGDPEVLADSSRYTRTAKRHAELAEVVEVYNGYRRARDDAAAARELARDSGAEDRELFRAEAEESEARAEEFADRLRLLLVPRDPLDDKNVIVEIRAGAGGDEAGLFAGELYRMYSRYADRRGWKVEELSTSPQGVGGLKEATFEVRGDSVYSRLKHESGVHRVQRIPVTESGGRIHTSTASVAVMPEAEEVDVTVDPNDLTVDVFRSSGPGGQSVNTTDSAVRITHRPTGLVVSMQDQKSQLQNKEKALRVLRSRLLQAEQERAARERADVRSAQIGTGDRSEKIRTYNFARSQVTDHRIGLTVNNLDDVLEGDISVIVEALAEEEQRRRLATLSDGS
- a CDS encoding metallophosphoesterase, whose product is MVTIAHFSDPHVGSPHFVPNLLNRVLVEIDELDPDAVLCTGDITDNGLAGEYKAADGYLSQIRQPLMMLPGNHDSRNVGYVHFERIWGRRYWIRDVGPVRIVGVDSSEPDLNEGKLGREHYDWLRQAFDCKAELKIFAVHHHLIPLPGTGRERSTVQDAGDVLELLLGAGVHLVLNGHKHVPHVWRLEHLYLANAGTCSSLKLRGNGRPSYAVVEYEQGQVRIHRRLPYGERRLIAHWNARTGEQYHREFEPLFAAPLIPDDDEVAPVAAEPS